A single genomic interval of Lepidochelys kempii isolate rLepKem1 chromosome 13, rLepKem1.hap2, whole genome shotgun sequence harbors:
- the TTPAL gene encoding alpha-tocopherol transfer protein-like isoform X2 — MSGDSGCTRTSPSVGSPSDNEFLPDRPRYVCSLSPELIAKAREELQEKPEWRLRDVQALRDMVCKDYPTLGTCLDDAFLLRFLRARKFDYDRALQLLVNYHSCRRSWPEVFNNLKPSAIKAVLASGFVTVLPHLDTEGRHVVCIRPDRWTPSNYPITENIRAIYLTLEKLIQSEETQVNGIVILADYNGVSLSKASHFGPFVAKKVIGILQDGFPIRIKAVNIINEPRIFKGIFAIIKPFLKEKIANRVLCCCNFLIS; from the exons ATGTCAGGAGACAGTGGTTGTACCCGAACAAGCCCATCCGTGGGGTCTCCATCAGATAATGAGTTCCTGCCAGATCGGCCAAGGTATGTGTGCTCACTGTCTCCTGAACTTATTGCCAAGGCTCGTGAAGAGCTGCAGGAGAAACCTGAATGGAGGCTTCGTGATGTGCAAGCCCTCCGAGACATGGTGTGTAAGGATTACCCTACTCTGGGCACATGTCTGGACGATGCTTTCTTGCTAAGGTTCCTTAGAGCCAGGAAATTTGATTATGACCGAGCGCTACAGCTTCTGGTGAACTATCACAGCTGCAGAAGGAGCTGGCCTGAGGTCTTCAATAACTTGAAACCATCTGCAATTAAGGCTGTCCTAGCATCTGGCTTTGTCACTGTGCTGCCTCACTTGGACACTGAGGGACGCCACGTTGTCTGCATTCGTCCAG ACAGATGGACACCAAGTAATTATCCAATTACTGAGAACATTCGTGCCATATACTTAACATTAGAAAAACTCATTCAGTCTGAAGAGACCCAAGTGAATGGAATTGTAATCCTTGCAGACTACAATGGAGTCAGTTTATCTAAGGCATCTCATTTTGGTCCTTTTGTAGCCAAAAAAGTGATTGGAATTCTTCAG gaTGGTTTTCCCATTCGAATCAAAGCTGTCAATATTATAAATGAGCCTCGCATATTCAAAGGAATTTTTGCCATCATCAAGCCTTTTCTGAAGGAAAAGATAGCAAACCGG GTCCTGTGTTGTTGTAACTTtctcatcagctaa
- the TTPAL gene encoding alpha-tocopherol transfer protein-like isoform X1, which produces MSGDSGCTRTSPSVGSPSDNEFLPDRPRYVCSLSPELIAKAREELQEKPEWRLRDVQALRDMVCKDYPTLGTCLDDAFLLRFLRARKFDYDRALQLLVNYHSCRRSWPEVFNNLKPSAIKAVLASGFVTVLPHLDTEGRHVVCIRPDRWTPSNYPITENIRAIYLTLEKLIQSEETQVNGIVILADYNGVSLSKASHFGPFVAKKVIGILQDGFPIRIKAVNIINEPRIFKGIFAIIKPFLKEKIANRFFLHGSDLNSLHQNLPQRILPEEYGGTSGKLDVAAWNELLLASEEDFLHDFSQLVLPGDSSPSEAVMSGDAEEKQSEEPLRGMKPQLYYCY; this is translated from the exons ATGTCAGGAGACAGTGGTTGTACCCGAACAAGCCCATCCGTGGGGTCTCCATCAGATAATGAGTTCCTGCCAGATCGGCCAAGGTATGTGTGCTCACTGTCTCCTGAACTTATTGCCAAGGCTCGTGAAGAGCTGCAGGAGAAACCTGAATGGAGGCTTCGTGATGTGCAAGCCCTCCGAGACATGGTGTGTAAGGATTACCCTACTCTGGGCACATGTCTGGACGATGCTTTCTTGCTAAGGTTCCTTAGAGCCAGGAAATTTGATTATGACCGAGCGCTACAGCTTCTGGTGAACTATCACAGCTGCAGAAGGAGCTGGCCTGAGGTCTTCAATAACTTGAAACCATCTGCAATTAAGGCTGTCCTAGCATCTGGCTTTGTCACTGTGCTGCCTCACTTGGACACTGAGGGACGCCACGTTGTCTGCATTCGTCCAG ACAGATGGACACCAAGTAATTATCCAATTACTGAGAACATTCGTGCCATATACTTAACATTAGAAAAACTCATTCAGTCTGAAGAGACCCAAGTGAATGGAATTGTAATCCTTGCAGACTACAATGGAGTCAGTTTATCTAAGGCATCTCATTTTGGTCCTTTTGTAGCCAAAAAAGTGATTGGAATTCTTCAG gaTGGTTTTCCCATTCGAATCAAAGCTGTCAATATTATAAATGAGCCTCGCATATTCAAAGGAATTTTTGCCATCATCAAGCCTTTTCTGAAGGAAAAGATAGCAAACCGG TTTTTTCTTCATGGCTCTGATTTGAATTCTCTTCATCAAAACCTTCCACAAAGGATCCTTCCTGAAGAATATGGTGGCACGTCAGGGAAGCTGGATGTCGCTGCCTGGAATGAGTTGCTGCTCGCCTCGGAAGAGGATTTTTTGCATGACTTCTCTCAGCTGGTTCTTCCAGGTGACAGCTCACCATCTGAAGCTGTAATGAGTGGGGATGCTGAGGAGAAGCAGAGTGAAGAGCCTCTGCGAGGCATGAAACCTCAACTCTACTACTGTTATTAA